A single Amphiura filiformis unplaced genomic scaffold, Afil_fr2py scaffold_46, whole genome shotgun sequence DNA region contains:
- the LOC140144260 gene encoding uncharacterized protein — MNNMCRLPVLILVLIPLTYGATTTRNPFEDWLHHRETCDTMGHECQYGAECVDDYLRGPRCECDTGCPITLDPICDTEGNTHINLCELRSFSCQLQKIVSIAYYGECKELTCEGYCYNGATCEYLLGTPFCTCTNGYVGIRCDTDLNFDAWPIPTLPPIFDNFDDHNWQVDVDNDNVGPQEFVEDAGTMWVAMSVAIGVIVLGMMFGMLLYVVKQRRRRRVVVVRTVQVPPQQRLRGFPGLPRNPIQFLAPRVHQGIAIPAQHERDDAPLLSAEPAPLLPTDSSTVPSVITTGAPPPYAEVAPQDGGQSVDEPPPPYPGP; from the exons ATGAATAACATGTGCCGTTTACCAGTGCTAATATTAG TTTTAATTCCTCTGACGTATGgagcaacaacaacaagaaatccATTTGAAGATTGGCTTCATCACAGAG AAACATGTGACACAATGGGACATGAATGTCAGTATGGAGCAGAATGTGTAGATGACTATCTCAGGGGACCCCGATGTGAATGTGACACAGGGTGTCCAATTACCCTGGACCCTATATGTGACACAGAGGGTAATACTCACATCAATCTATGCGAGCTAAGAAGCTTCAGTTGTCAACTGCAAAAGATTGTATCTATTGCATACTATGGAGAATGTAAAG AACTGACCTGTGAAGGATACTGCTATAATGGTGCCACATGTGAATATCTTTTAGGTACACCATTTTGTACTTGTACCAACGGTTACGTAGGCATCAGATGTGACACTGACT TGAATTTTGATGCATGGCCAATTCCAACTTTACCACCAATCTTTGATAATTTTGATGACCACAACTGGCAGGTGGACGTTGACAATGACAACGTAGGACCACAAGAGTTTGTAGAGGATGCAGGCACTATGTGGGTGGCAATGTCTGTAGCCATTGGTGTCATAGTGTTAGGTATGATGTTTGGTATGCTGCTTTATGTGGTGAAGCAGAGAAGAAGGAGACGTGTGGTAGTGGTACGCACAGTACAAG TACCGCCACAACAAAGATTACGAGGCTTCCCTGGGCTACCACGCAACCCAATCCAGTTCCTGGCGCCGCGGGTACATCAAGGTATTGCTATACCAGCCCAACATGAACGTGACGATGCACCGCTGCTCTCTGCTGAGCCAGCTCCATTGTTACCAACAGACTCTTCTACAGTGCCTTCAGTGATCACTACAGGGGCACCACCTCCCTATGCAGAAGTGGCACCTCAGGATGGCGGGCAGAGTGTGGATGAGCCGCCACCGCCATACCCAGGGCCTTGA